A genomic region of Zygotorulaspora mrakii chromosome 7, complete sequence contains the following coding sequences:
- the IZH2 gene encoding PAQR-type receptor (similar to Saccharomyces cerevisiae IZH2 (YOL002C); ancestral locus Anc_6.27), giving the protein MGNNLQKRSQNSSSTTVLEEEKVQEINTMKSNRQKGKHMRGKSKRERELLTWDEIPDWQKDNEHILGGYIGETNSLKECLYSLFYLHNESVNVYTHLIPGVWFLTVLLFDKFAIKKFDTTRIIDYFMIDLFFFGAFTCLTLSSIFHCLKCHSLAVATFGNKLDYLGIVVLIVTSMVSILYYGFFESSWLFYTFTLVTLSFGAACAVVSLGDTFRTREWRPYRAALFVAFGLSAVLPIFAGVLYFGFTETYERIQLKWVVLGGIFYILGAFLYGIRFPERLAPGKFDIWGHSHQLFHLLVVIAALCHLCGVVKSYELVHLKLATNAGH; this is encoded by the coding sequence ATGGGTAACAATTTACAAAAGAGATCACAGAACTCCTCATCAACGACAGTCctggaagaagagaagGTGCAAGAAATTAATACTATGAAGAGTAATAGACAAAAAGGGAAGCATATGAGAGGTAAAAGCAAGCGTGAAAGAGAACTATTAACCTGGGACGAAATTCCTGACTGGCAAAAGGATAACGAGCACATTTTAGGGGGGTATATTGGCGAAACGAATAGTCTCAAAGAGTGCCTCTACAGTTTATTCTATTTGCACAACGAATCCGTCAATGTTTATACCCATCTCATACCCGGAGTTTGGTTTCTTACGGTGTtactttttgataaatttgcTATTAAAAAATTCGATACAACAAGGATTATTGATTATTTTATGATagatttatttttctttggcGCATTCACTTGCTTGACTTTGAGTAGTATATTTCATTGTTTGAAGTGCCACTCACTAGCAGTCGCAACATTTGGAAACAAGCTAGATTATTTGGGTATTGTTGTTTTGATAGTCACTTCTATGGTAAGTATCCTATATTATGGATTTTTCGAATCATCATGGCTATTTTATACGTTCACTTTGGTTACACTTTCATTCGGAGCAGCGTGTGCCGTTGTTTCACTAGGTGACACTTTTAGAACCAGAGAATGGAGACCGTATAGAGCGGCATTATTTGTCGCTTTTGGTTTATCTGCTGTCTTACCAATATTTGCAGGGGTGTTATATTTTGGTTTCACGGAAACTTACGAAAGAATTCAGCTTAAATGGGTAGTTTTGGGAGGTATATTCTATATTTTAGGTGCTTTCTTGTATGGTATAAGGTTTCCAGAGAGATTAGCCCCaggaaaatttgatatctgGGGTCATTCACATCAGCTTTTCCATTTATTGGTTGTCATAGCCGCTTTGTGCCATTTATGCGGTGTGGTAAAAAGTTATGAATTAGTTCACTTGAAATTAGCGACAAATGCTGGACATTGA